A window of Micromonospora eburnea genomic DNA:
ACGATACGCGATGAGGGGCCGGGAGGTGTCCGTCCGTCGTCCAGTTCGCGTCGGCCGTGTGGCCCGCCGGGCGGTCGGCGCGGCGGCCCCGGTGGAGACGACACCGGCCGGGACCCGTGTCGCGGGTCCCGGCCGGCGTCAGCGTCTCTGGTGCGGGTCAGTGCTTGTGGCCCTGCGCGGCCATCTGCTTACGGACCTCGTCCATGTCCAGCTTCTCGACCTGCTCGATGAGGTTCTCCAGCGCGGACTCGGGCAGGGCGCCGGGCTGCGCGAAGACGATGACGCCGTCCTTGATCGCCATCACCGTGGGGATCGAGCTGATATTGAACCTGGCCCCCAGCTCCTGCTGCGCCTCCGTGTCGACCTTGCCGAAGACGATGTCCGGGTGCTTCTCGGACGAGCGCTCGTAGACCGGGGCGAAGCGCTTGCACGGGCCACACCAGTCGGCCCAGAAGTCGAGCAGGACGATGCCGTCGCGCTCGGTCACCTCTTCGAAGTTGGCCGTGGTCAGCTCAACCGTTGCCATTGCACTCTCCGATCAGCGCGGATTGCCTACGACCCGTGGAACCAGGCTTGATGCCCTTTAATTCCCGTGACGTACGCGACGAAACGCTGCGCAGCACGACGGTCACGCTGCGACCCATCGAGGGTAATCTGTCCGACCCGTCATGTGAAACGCAAGTGCAGGACGCATTTGCGTGACCGCACGTGATGGGAGCGTTTCCAGGGAGATCACCGTGCGTGCGCGCTACGGAGCGGTAATTTGACGGCTGACAAGGAGCTATCCGGGCTGTAGAGATCGCTTTAGGGGTGACCCCTAGTCACTGAGCGTGTTGTTACAAAAAGGTAAATGTGACGCCCGTCTCTGTTGGCGCGGCCTTGTCGTACGGCAGAATCTGTCACATCAGAGCGTGGGCGGCGGGTGCCGGGGAGGGCCCCGCCGCTCATTGCGTCTCCACCCGGATCGGTCCGGGTGTGACATTTCCTCGCCCAGAGCGCCCCTGCCGCCACCTTAACCGGCGGTAAGGCATGCTGTGCCGAACTCCATCGCCACCCGTCGAAGGGGACAAGGATGCAGTTCGGCCGCTACTACGAGGAGTTCGAGGTCGGCGCGGTCTACCGGCACTGGCCGGGCAAGACGGTCACCGAGTACGACGACCACCTCTTCTGCCTGCTGACCATGAACCACCACCCGCTGCACATGGACGCCCACTACGCCGGGTCGGCGACCCAGTTCAAGCGCAACGTGGTGGTCGGCAACTACATCTACTCGCTGCTCCTGGGCATGTCGGTGCCGGACGTCAGCGGCAAGGCGATCGCCAACCTGGAGGTCGAGTCCCTGCGGCACGTCGCCCCCACCTTCCACGGCGACACCATCTACGGCGAGACGACGGTGCTGGACAAGCGGGAGTCCTCCTCGAAGTCGGACCGCGGTGTGGTGGCCGTGGAGACCCGGGGCTACAACCAGGACGGCACCCTGGTCTGCGTCTTCCGCCGCAAGGTGATGGTGCCCAAGAAGGAGTACGCGGCCGCGGCCGTGCCCGAGGGGGTCGACCCGGAGCGGCCCAGCTTCCCTGAGCCGCGCTGACCCGACGTACGACGCGGGCCCCTGCCGATCCGCGCGGAAGGGGCCCGTTTCCCGTTTCGGGGCATATGCTGACGCCGGAGGTCCCCCCGATGAGCGAGCGCCGGCGAGCGAGTCATCAGCACAGCGCTGGTGAGCCTCATGAGGGCGTCGAGCGAAGCGAGGCGACGGCATGAGTCACTCCGTCGCCGGAGAGCCGCCCGCCGCCGGGCGTCGTCGTACCGCGCTGCCGACCACCGGCGTCTACTCCGCGGCGGAGTGGGACCTGTTGACCGATCTCCCGGGTCGGGTTCTCGTCGCCGCCGCCTCGCCGGGGCCCGGCCGCCCGCCCCGGGGGGTGGCCGCCGGGCTCGCCGGCCTGGACGCCGTCGCGGCCGGCCGGGGGTTCGACAGCGACCTGGTCCGAGCCGTGGTCTCCGCGATCTACGCCCGGCACGACGGCGCCACCGAGCGGGATGACCAGCTCACCGACATGGTCGACCTGCTCGCCGCCTGCCGGGCCACGGTGCGCGTGCTCCGGCGCCGCGCCGACCCGGCCGACTCGGCGGCCTACCGGCAGTGGGTGGAATCGGTCGCGGCCCGGGTCTGCCGGGTCGGCGACGGGGCCAGCCCCGCCGACCGGCGTTTCCTCGACCGGCTCGGCGGCGCGTTGGACCTGCGCTGACAGGAGCGCCGGAGCACCGGCCGCCACGCCGGCCGAACCCGCCGCGTGGATGCCGGATCGGGGCCGTACGCTCTGACAACCGTGACCGACGACCAGCTCGACGTGGGTGTGGGGCCGTGGCCCGGCGACCCGCCGGACGATCCACGGTACGACCCGGAGCTGCTCGCCGAGGGCGACCGGCGCAACGTGGTGGACCGCTACCGCTACTGGCGGCAGGAGGCCGTGGTGGCCGACCTGGACCGGCGCCGGCACGACTTCCACGTGGCCATCGAAAACTGGCAGCACGACTTCAACATCGGCACGGTGGTCCGCAACGCCAACGCCTTCCTCGCCGCGGAGGTGCACATCGTCGGGCGGCGGCGGTGGAACCGGCGTGGAGCCATGGTGACCGACCGCTACCAGCACGTCCGGCACCATCCCACGATCGAGGAGTTCGTCGCCTGGGCGGCGGCGGAGCGGTTGCCGGTGGTCGGCATCGACAACCTGCCCGGCTCGAAGCCGCTGGAGACGAGCGTCCTCCCCCGGCGCTGCGTCCTCCTCTTCGGCCAGGAGGGGCCGGGGCTGTCCGACATGGCCCGAGCCGCCTGCGACCAGCTCTTCTCCATCGCCCAGTACGGCTCGACCCGGTCGATCAACGCCGGGGTGGCCAGCGGCATCGCCATGCACGCCTGGATCCGCGCCTACGCCGGGCCGCCGCCGGACTGACGCCATCCGCCCGATCCGCCGGCTCCGCTTGACGCCCCGCCGGACCGGGGTGACGGTGGGGAGGTGAGTCTCGCGATGAGTTGCCCGCGGTGCGGTGGGTCGGTCCGCGGGCCGGACCTGATGCACGGTGAGTCGCGGTGCCTGCGTTGCGGTCCGGTGCCACCGCTGCACGTGCCCGAGCACATCGGTGCCGAGATCCTGGCCAGCGTCGTCGAGCGGGTGGCCGCCGACGCCGGTCCGGCCGGCCGGCCGGGCGTACCGCTGTGGTGCCCGTGGCCGCTGCCCACCGGGTGGACGCTGAGCGGGGTGGCCTGGGCCGGGGACGATCCGGGCGGGGTGCGCGCCACCGCGGTGGCCTGCGCCGGTCCGGCTCCGCTCGACGGCGGACCGGCCGACCTTCTCTTCGTGGCCGAGGAGCCGGGCGTCGGGCTGGGCTCCCGGTTCGCCGGGCTACCCGGTCCCGACCCGGGGCCGCAGGTCGCGGAGGCTCTGGCGGAGCCCGGCCCAGGCCATCCGGAGCGGGTGCCGCGCGCGAAGATCCGGGTCGGCGGCCACCCGACTCCACTGTGGCTCGTCAACTCCCCGACTGATCGAAGCGCGTACGCCGGCGAGGCTCGGGGAATGTGGCTTCATGCGATAGCCTGGCCGGCGAGTGCGGGTCACCTCCTCGCGGAAGAAGTCGTGCTGCACGACCTCACTGAGTGGACTCCGCCCGAACTCGTGTACGGCGCACCATCTCCGTACCTGCACGGACGGGCCTGACCGGCCGGCACCGGCGGTAGGAGAAAGAACACGGATATTCACTGTACGACAGCATGCTGATACTCTGGGTGCCACTGCGGTAAAACGCACCCGGTGCCGCGCGCGAGAGGATGGCCCGCCATGGTCAAGAAGGTCCTCACCTGGGCCGGCATCGCATTCTTGATCTTCTTTGTCGCCTACCGGCCGAACTCCGCCGCTGACGTCTTCAAGTCTCTCGGCGGCGGCATCATGGACATCGCCCAGGGGTTCGGCGACTTCTTCACCAGCCTGGTCGCCTAGCCACCGATGGGAAGCCCCGCCGGTCCGCCCTTCGACCCTGACGATCCCGACCGCGAGCGCCGGGAGCGCGACACCGAGCCGATCCCCCGGATCGACCCGGACGATGCCGGCTACGGCGGTGGCCCGTCCTTTTCGGACGACGCCGGCTATGGCGACGTGCCGGGATTCGCCGGCGAGGGTCAACCCGGGCGGGCCTGGATCCGCGACCCGGAGGGCGGCTACCAGCCGCCGCAGATCTCCGAGGAGGAGCTGTCCGGGCTGCGGGTCGACGCCTCCGGCATGGCTCCCCGTCGGGTGCTGCCGCTGGAGGACGAGCCCAGCTCGCTGGTGGCCCGCTATCTCTTCCCCACCGAGCGCTACCGGGGTGAGTGGAAGCGGCACTGGATCCACCTCTCCACGCCGATCATCATCGGCGTGGCAGCCACCTTCGTCCTCGGCTACCTCTCCGGCTTCCTCGCCGGGCGCAACGTCGGGGCGCTGACCACCGTCGCGGTGCTGCTCTGGTTCGCCGTGATGGGCTGGGTCGCCTGGCGGGTCGCGGACTGGTGGTACGACCGCTTCATCCTCACCAACAAACGGGTGATGGTGGTCAACGGCATCATCACCCGGAAGGTGGCGATGATGCCGCTGGCTCGGGTCACCGACATGAAGTACGAGCAGACCCCGGCCGGGCGGGCGCTCAACTACGGCACCTTCGTGCTGGAGTCCGCCGGCCAGGACCAGGCCCTCCGCGAGATCAAGAACCTGCCCAACCCGAACGAGCTCTACCTGCGCGTCGTCGAAGAGATGTACGAGCCGCAGGCGGTCGAGGCCCGGTTGGGCAAGGAGGCGGACGAGGCCAAGGCGGACGACGGGGCCTGAAGCTTTTCGTCCGAACATCGGATGAACTGCGCACCAATCGCCGTCGACCCGACCCGCCCGGACGTGGCAGCCTGCCATGCAGGACGGGGTGCGGAGGTGAGCGGTGGCGAGCAGGGACCCGCTGGAGGAGGAGTTCCGCGAGTTCGTCGCGGCCCGGTCCAGCGCACTGCTGCGTACCGCGTATCTGCTGGCCGGCGACTGGGCGACGGCCGAGGACCTGCTCCAGACGGCGCTGACCAAGACGTACCTGGCCTGGAAGCGGCTCGGCGGGATCGAGGCCATCGAGCCGTACGCCCGCCGGGTCATGGTCAACACCTCGACGAGTTGGTGGCGGCGTCGCTGGCACGGTGAACGCCCGACCGAGGTGCTGCCCGAGCGGGCCGGCGTCGACGAGATCGAGCAGCAGCTCGACCGGGACGCCCTCTGGCGGCACCTTCAGGCCCTTCCGGCCCGGCAGCGGGCCGTACTGGTCCTCCGGTTCTACGAGGACCTGTCCGAGGCGCAGACCGCCGCCCTGCTGGAGATCTCCCCGGGCACCGTGAAGAGTCAGACCTCGCGAGCGCTGAACACACTGCGCCGCCGGCTGGGCTCCGCGGCAGCCCTCGGTCTGCCGGCCGAGCCGGAGGCGACGCCGGCACCCGCGCCGCGTACGCCGTCGACGCCCCGCGCCGTGCCGCCGCCCGCCGTGCGCCCGCCGGTGGTCCGGCCGGCCCCACTACCCACCGGCCCGGCCATCGCCCGCCCCGCCACCAGCGTGCCGGTGGAGACCCGATGAGAGAGCGGATCATCGGTTCCGTGTGTTGGTGGCTCAACCGTTCGGCCGAGCAGCGAGGTGGCCCCATGAGTGAGCGCGGCGAGGTCGCGCCATGACCCGTCCGTCCAACTCCTGTGACAACCAGACGGGGGGCCTGGAGCGTCCATTTCCCGTGACCGACGACGAGTTGGAGCGGGCGCTGCGGGACACCTTCGCCCGCCAGGTCGCCGCGCCGCGACCGCTCGCCGCCGACCCGGCCGGCGTGGCCGTCCGCCGGGCCCGCCGCAGCGGCCATCGCCGTACGCTGGCCGGGCTCGCCCTGGCCGGGGTGGCCACGGTGCTGGTCAGCACCGGCATGGCCCCGTTCGGCACATCGGCCGGCCGTGAGGGCCCGCCCACCGTGGTCCTCGGCGACCCGCGCGGATTCTCGCCTTCTCCGCTCACCACCGAGTCCACCGTCGAGCCCCCCACGGCCGGCCCGGTCCGCCCCGAACTCGACATGATCGTGGGCTCCTGGCTCTACACGAACGGTGGCGAACGACGGGAGCTGACCGGGGTGAGCGCCGTCGATCAGGCGCAGCGCGTCTCCGACGACGGGGGCTGGCTGCTCACCTCGTCGGTCACCGCGGCCGGCCGTACCCTCTGGTGGGTCCCGCAGAAGGGCGGGGCGCCGCAGGTCCTGCTCGCCGGCGCGGACGAGGTCGCGGTCGCCGCGGACGGACGTCGGGTCGCCTGGCGCGACGGCCCGCAGCTCTTCGTCGCCGGCATGGTCGCCGGGCACTTCTTCACGACCACCCAGACGGCGGCCCCGGCGGGGGCCGTGCCGGTCGGGTTCGCCGGCGACGCGGTGCTGGTCCGGCAGCCCGACCGGGGCGGGTTCCGGGTCTGGCGCGCGCCGTTCGACGGCCGGCTGGGCACCGCGAACCGCGACGTCCTCAACGTGTACGGGGTGCTGCCCGACGGCCGGGTGGTCGGCCAGGTCTCGGCCGGCACGCCCCGGCGGCCCTGTCTGGCCCTGCTCGACCCGGCCCGGGATCTCGCCCCGGTCCGGACCGGCTGCGGCCTGGACCTCGCCACCGACGGCCATGGCGAGGTCTCCATCGACGGCCGGTGGCTGCTGGTCAACGCCGCGCGGAACGACGCGCTCCTCGTCGACCTGAACACGTTCGGCCCCGGCGTGTCGGCCCGGCCCGCCGGGCCGACGGTGGTCGGGGCGGTGAGGTGGGCCCGGTCGGGCGGTGCCCTGCACGTCGACGCCACCGGAGGGCTGGTCCGGGTCCGCCCCGAGCAGGTGGCGGCCGGCGAGCAGCCGACCGCCACGCCGGTCGACGGCGTGGCCCCCGGTGACCGGCCGGTCGTGGTGGCAGACCCCCGCCCCTGAGCCGGCGCCCGCTCGGGCGGCCGGCCGGGGCAGCCGGGCGGTAGCGTCGGTGGGGTGACCGTTGCCGCCCGGATCGACCTGCACGCCCACTCCACCGCCAGCGACGGCACCCTCAGCCCGGTCGAACTGGTCCGGGCGGCCGCCGACACCGGCCTCGACGTCGTCGCGATCACCGACCATGACACCACCGCCGGCTGGGACGCCGCGGTCGGCGCGCTGCCGGCCGGGCTCACCCTGGTCCGCGGCGCGGAGATCTCCTGCCGCTGGTTCGGCGTCGAACCGGCGATCCCGCTGCACCTGCTCGCGTACCTCTTCGACCCGGACGAGCCGGAGCTGGTCGCGGAGCTGGCCCGGGTCCGGCGGGCCCGGGAGGAACGCGGCGAGCGGATCGTACGGTTGTTGCAGGCCGACGGCATCGACGTGAGCTGGCCGGAGATCCTGGCCGGCGCGGCCGGCGGGACGGTCGGCCGGCCGCACATCGCCCAGGCGCTGATCCGCGCCGGGCTGGTGGCCACCACCACGGAGGCGTTCGCGCCCGACTGGCTGGGGGAGCGGTACCGGCTGCCCAAGGAGGACATCGACGTGTTCCGGGCGGTGGCGCTGATCCGGGCGGCCGGCGGGGTGCCGGTCTTCGCCCACCCCCGGGCCTCCCGGCGTGGTCGGACCGTGCCGGACGAGGTGATCGCGGCGCTGGCGGCGGCCGGGCTGGCCGGTCTGGAGGCCGACCACGAGGACCACACACCGGCCGAGCGGGCGCACGTCCGCAGGCTCGCTGCGGAGCTGGGCCTGCTGGTCACCGGGTCGTCGGACTTCCACGGGACGCACAAGACCGTCCAACTCGGCGCGCACACCACCGACCCCGAGACGTACGAGCGCCTTGTCGCACTGGCCAGCGGGGTGACCCCGGTCGCTTCGGAGTGATCCGCGGTTCGGCCCGCAGCGGCACCGCTACCGTGTTCGGGTGGATCTCAAGCTCTTCGGCGCGGTCTTCGTGACCCTGCTGGTGATCGTCGACCCGCCCGGCATGCTGCCCATCTTCCTCGCGCTCACCGGGCCGCTGCCCGCGCGTGACCGGAACCGGGCCGCCTGGCAGGCCGTCGCGCTGGCGCTCGGGGTGATCGTGGTCTTCGCCGTGGCCGGGCAGACCCTCCTCGCCTACCTGCACGTCTCCCTTCCGGCGTTGCAGGCCGCCGGTGGGCTGCTGCTGGTGCTGGTCGCGTTGGAGCTGTTGACCGGCAAGGCCGACGAACCGAGCCAGCAGAGCACCTCCAACGTCGCCCTGGTGCCGCTGGGCACCCCGCTGCTGGCCGGGCCGGGTGCCATCGTCGCCACCATGCTCTTCGTGCAGCGGGCCGGGGCGTTCACCGACTACCTCGCGATCGCCCTCGCGATCATGGGGGTGATGGCCACGGTCTGGGTGGCGTTGCGCTTCTCCGGTGTGATCGTCAAGATCCTCCGGCCGGGCGGCATCGAGGTGCTGACCCGGATCGCCGGTCTGCTGCTGGCCGCCATCGCGGTGCAGCTCATCGCCGACGCGGTGGCCGCCTTCGTGACCCAGTACGTCACCACGCACTGATTCGCCCGGCCCGCCGTCGCCGGGGTGTCGTACCGGGGTGGCAGGATCTCAGGCGTGCGACGACCCTCCCCGACCGGACGACCGACCGGCGGCCGACCGCCCCGGCCCCGCACCGAGCAGGCCGAGCAGCTCGGCTTCGAGGGGATGCCGGAGCGCCTTTTCGTCTGCACACCCAGCAAGCTCGGCGCGTACGCCGACTGCCCCCGCCGCTACCGCTACTCCTACGTCGACCGCCCCGCCCCGCCCAAGGGGCCGCCGTGGGCGCACAACTCGCTCGGTGCCAGCGTCCACACCGCCCTGAAGAACTGGTACGCGCTCGCGCCGGACCGCCGCCGCCCGGAGGTGCTGGGCACGCTGCTCAAGGGCACCTGGGTGCGTGAGGGCTACCGCGACGACGAGCAGGAGCGGGACGCCTTCCGCCGGGCGCTGGCCTGGCTGGAGTCGTACGTGGCGGGGCTCGACCCGGCCGACGAGCCGGTCGGGGTGGAACGGGTGGTCGCCGTCAAGACCGGGGTGCTCGCGTTCAACGGCCGGGCCGACCGCATCGATTCCCGCCCCGGCCCGGACGGGCGGCCCGAGCTGGTCATCGTCGACTACAAGACCGGCCGCACCGGGCTGGACAGCGACGACGCCCGCGGCTCGCAGGCCCTGGCCCTCTACGCGTACGCGGCCGAGCGGGTGTTCCGCCGGCCCTGCCGCCGCGTCGAGTTGCATCACCTGCCCACCGGGACGGTCGCCGCGCACGAGCACACTCAGGAGTCGTTGCAGCGGCAGCTGACCCGGGCCGAGGAGACCGCCCGGGACATCATGGCCGCCGAGCGGGCGGTCGCCGACGGCACCGACCCGGACGAGGCGTTTCCCGCCACCGCGGGGCCGCGCTGCGGCTGGTGCGACTACCGGCGTACCTGTCCGACCGGCTCGCAGACGCCGGGCAAGGACCCGTGGTCGGCCGTGGAACGGTTCGCCGATTCGGAGTGACCGCTTCGTCCCCCCGCTCGCCCCGTCGCGGGCCCGGCGCGGTTCACGGGATGCGGCAACCGGCGGTGTCCGGGCGGCGGGGACAGGCCGGGTTGCCGCATGCGGAGCGGCTTGCGGCTCGCCGACAGGCTACGCAGCGAGGCCGAGCCGGGCGGCACGGTCCTTCGCGGCCTGCTGGATCGGCCCGACCCGGTAGCGGCGCGGCAGCGCCGTCAGGGCCAGCCGTAGCGCGCGGACGCTCAGATCCGCCGACAGCGCGGTGGTGGGCAGGCCCAGGCCGCCGTACAGCCGGCGGGCCCAGGCCGGTAGCAGCGCCAGCGCGGTGCCGGCGATTCCCAGGTACGCCCAGCGCGGTGGGCCGAGGTGCAGCCCGAGCTTCACCGGCAGGCTGAGCTTCCACGGGATCGGCGGGGCGGTCAGGAAGAGGGCGGTCTCGGCCGCCTCCTTCGTCATCCGCAGGTCCGGCCGGATCCGCCGGTAGTAGTCGGCCACCTCGGCGGCGGTGCCCGGCACGTCGGCCGGGTCCAGCCCGACCAGGGCCGCAACCCGGCGTTGCTCGGTGTAGTACGCGTCGACCTCGGCGTCGGTCAGCGCGAGCCCGGCCCGACGGGCGGTGCTGACGAACGACTCGACCTCGGCGACGTGCACCCAGCGCAGCAGCTCCGGGTCGTCGATCCGGAACCGTTCACCGGTGAACGGGTCGGTGGCCCGCATCCGAGCGTGCAGCGTACGCAGCCGGCGCCCGGCCGCCTCGGCCTCCGCCGTGGTGCCGTAGACCGCCGTCGCCACGTAATCGGCGGTCCGGACCAGCCGGCCCCACGCGTCGACGCGGTAGTTGCTGTTCTGGGCGACTCCGGCCATCGCGCGCGGGTGCAACGCCTGGAGGTAGAGCGAACGCAGGCCGGCGACGATCAGGATCGGCTCCGCGTGCACCTTCCACGTGACCGATCCCGGACCGAACAGGCCGAGGTCATCGGTGTCCACCGCCCAAGAGTGCCACGCGCCGGACGGCATCCGGCAGGAGGCGGCGTCTGGGCCGGTGAGGTCCGGTGGGGCGCGGACCCCGTCGCGACGACCGGGCGCCGGGCCTGCGGTCAGTCGTCGACGGAGCGGCGGGTCTGGCACGCGGGGCAGAGACCCCAGAAGGTCACCTCGGCCTCGTCCACCTCGAAGCCGTGTGCCGTGTTCGGGTCGAGGCAGGGGGCGCTGCCGGTCGCGCAGTCGATGTCGGCGATCTCGCCGCAGCCGCGGCACACCACGTGGTGGTGGTTGTCCCCGGCGCGCGCCTCATAGCGGGCGGGACTGCCCGCCGGTTCGATGCGGCGGGAGAGCCCGGCCCGGGAGAGCGCGGCGAGCACGTCGTACACGGCCTGCGTGGAGACCGAGTCGAGCCGCTCCCGGACCCGGCGGGTGATCTCGTCGACCTCCAGGTGGCCGCCGTCGGCGAGGACGTCGAGCACGGCGAGGCGCGGTCGGGTGACCCGCAGGCCCCTCGACCGGAGCAGTTCCTCACCGCTGGACATGAGTCCATGACAGCACGCGTTGCCGGGGCCGACAACCGACCTGGAACCGGAGGTGGCCCCGGCCACAGGGTGAACCGCACCGAGAAGGCGTGCGTGGGTCGATGTGGCGGGACCACGACGGGGCTGGCCCGTCGTACGCTGACCGCGCTTCGGTCTATTCGTGGGGGTGTCGGTGTTCAGGGAAGTCAACGGCCTGCCGCTTCACGTCCTGGTCATACACGCCGTCGTGGTGCTGGTGCCGCTGCTGGCGCTGCTCTCCGTCGCGTACGGGGTGCTGCCCCGGTGGCGGTCCCGGCTCGACTGGGCGGTGGCGGGCCTTGCCGTGGTGACTCCGATCGCCACCTTCGTGGCGAAGGAATCCGGCGAGGCGTTCGAGGAGGCTCAGCGGCAGCGGGGCCTCGGTGGCGAGTTCCTCAGGAAGATCGAGGAGCACTCCGAGTACGGTGACACCCTGTTCTGGTTCACCATCGGGCTGGCGGTGGCGGCGCTGCTGCTCCTGCTGGTGACCAGCGGCCTGACCCGGGTGCGCAGCCTGCCCCGCTGGCTGGCCCAGGTGCTGACCGCGGTGGTGGTCGTCCTCGCGGTCTTCGCGCTGGTGTACGTCTTCCTGGCCGGTGACAGCGGTGCCGAGGTCGTCTGGGGCGGAACGCTCTGACCGGAGATCAGAAGATCACCCGTGAGCAGAGCAGGCAGGTCAGGATCACCAGCACCACCCCGGCGACCGTCCCGATGCCGTAGGTGAGCCGCTGGGAGCGCTGTTCCGCCTGGTCGATGACGGTCATGTTCTGCGGTGGCAGCCGCCGAGGTGGGGCGGGCTGCACGTGCAGGGGCGGCCGCCAGCCGGGCGGCGGAGGCGTGGTCGGCGGTGGACCGGAGTATCCCCCGGCCGGGGCGCCGCTGCCGGCCCTGCCCCCACCGGCCACCCCACCACTGGCCCTGCCGCCACCAGCAGACCAGCCGCCGTCACCGGGCAGTGGTTGGCCCGCGGCGGGCTGCCCGTCCGTGCCA
This region includes:
- the trxA gene encoding thioredoxin; amino-acid sequence: MATVELTTANFEEVTERDGIVLLDFWADWCGPCKRFAPVYERSSEKHPDIVFGKVDTEAQQELGARFNISSIPTVMAIKDGVIVFAQPGALPESALENLIEQVEKLDMDEVRKQMAAQGHKH
- a CDS encoding MaoC family dehydratase, which codes for MQFGRYYEEFEVGAVYRHWPGKTVTEYDDHLFCLLTMNHHPLHMDAHYAGSATQFKRNVVVGNYIYSLLLGMSVPDVSGKAIANLEVESLRHVAPTFHGDTIYGETTVLDKRESSSKSDRGVVAVETRGYNQDGTLVCVFRRKVMVPKKEYAAAAVPEGVDPERPSFPEPR
- a CDS encoding TrmH family RNA methyltransferase yields the protein MTDDQLDVGVGPWPGDPPDDPRYDPELLAEGDRRNVVDRYRYWRQEAVVADLDRRRHDFHVAIENWQHDFNIGTVVRNANAFLAAEVHIVGRRRWNRRGAMVTDRYQHVRHHPTIEEFVAWAAAERLPVVGIDNLPGSKPLETSVLPRRCVLLFGQEGPGLSDMARAACDQLFSIAQYGSTRSINAGVASGIAMHAWIRAYAGPPPD
- a CDS encoding DUF6758 family protein yields the protein MSCPRCGGSVRGPDLMHGESRCLRCGPVPPLHVPEHIGAEILASVVERVAADAGPAGRPGVPLWCPWPLPTGWTLSGVAWAGDDPGGVRATAVACAGPAPLDGGPADLLFVAEEPGVGLGSRFAGLPGPDPGPQVAEALAEPGPGHPERVPRAKIRVGGHPTPLWLVNSPTDRSAYAGEARGMWLHAIAWPASAGHLLAEEVVLHDLTEWTPPELVYGAPSPYLHGRA
- a CDS encoding PH domain-containing protein translates to MGSPAGPPFDPDDPDRERRERDTEPIPRIDPDDAGYGGGPSFSDDAGYGDVPGFAGEGQPGRAWIRDPEGGYQPPQISEEELSGLRVDASGMAPRRVLPLEDEPSSLVARYLFPTERYRGEWKRHWIHLSTPIIIGVAATFVLGYLSGFLAGRNVGALTTVAVLLWFAVMGWVAWRVADWWYDRFILTNKRVMVVNGIITRKVAMMPLARVTDMKYEQTPAGRALNYGTFVLESAGQDQALREIKNLPNPNELYLRVVEEMYEPQAVEARLGKEADEAKADDGA
- a CDS encoding SigE family RNA polymerase sigma factor, which translates into the protein MASRDPLEEEFREFVAARSSALLRTAYLLAGDWATAEDLLQTALTKTYLAWKRLGGIEAIEPYARRVMVNTSTSWWRRRWHGERPTEVLPERAGVDEIEQQLDRDALWRHLQALPARQRAVLVLRFYEDLSEAQTAALLEISPGTVKSQTSRALNTLRRRLGSAAALGLPAEPEATPAPAPRTPSTPRAVPPPAVRPPVVRPAPLPTGPAIARPATSVPVETR
- a CDS encoding TolB family protein — translated: MTDDELERALRDTFARQVAAPRPLAADPAGVAVRRARRSGHRRTLAGLALAGVATVLVSTGMAPFGTSAGREGPPTVVLGDPRGFSPSPLTTESTVEPPTAGPVRPELDMIVGSWLYTNGGERRELTGVSAVDQAQRVSDDGGWLLTSSVTAAGRTLWWVPQKGGAPQVLLAGADEVAVAADGRRVAWRDGPQLFVAGMVAGHFFTTTQTAAPAGAVPVGFAGDAVLVRQPDRGGFRVWRAPFDGRLGTANRDVLNVYGVLPDGRVVGQVSAGTPRRPCLALLDPARDLAPVRTGCGLDLATDGHGEVSIDGRWLLVNAARNDALLVDLNTFGPGVSARPAGPTVVGAVRWARSGGALHVDATGGLVRVRPEQVAAGEQPTATPVDGVAPGDRPVVVADPRP
- a CDS encoding PHP domain-containing protein, producing MTVAARIDLHAHSTASDGTLSPVELVRAAADTGLDVVAITDHDTTAGWDAAVGALPAGLTLVRGAEISCRWFGVEPAIPLHLLAYLFDPDEPELVAELARVRRAREERGERIVRLLQADGIDVSWPEILAGAAGGTVGRPHIAQALIRAGLVATTTEAFAPDWLGERYRLPKEDIDVFRAVALIRAAGGVPVFAHPRASRRGRTVPDEVIAALAAAGLAGLEADHEDHTPAERAHVRRLAAELGLLVTGSSDFHGTHKTVQLGAHTTDPETYERLVALASGVTPVASE
- a CDS encoding MarC family protein — protein: MDLKLFGAVFVTLLVIVDPPGMLPIFLALTGPLPARDRNRAAWQAVALALGVIVVFAVAGQTLLAYLHVSLPALQAAGGLLLVLVALELLTGKADEPSQQSTSNVALVPLGTPLLAGPGAIVATMLFVQRAGAFTDYLAIALAIMGVMATVWVALRFSGVIVKILRPGGIEVLTRIAGLLLAAIAVQLIADAVAAFVTQYVTTH
- a CDS encoding RecB family exonuclease, whose product is MPERLFVCTPSKLGAYADCPRRYRYSYVDRPAPPKGPPWAHNSLGASVHTALKNWYALAPDRRRPEVLGTLLKGTWVREGYRDDEQERDAFRRALAWLESYVAGLDPADEPVGVERVVAVKTGVLAFNGRADRIDSRPGPDGRPELVIVDYKTGRTGLDSDDARGSQALALYAYAAERVFRRPCRRVELHHLPTGTVAAHEHTQESLQRQLTRAEETARDIMAAERAVADGTDPDEAFPATAGPRCGWCDYRRTCPTGSQTPGKDPWSAVERFADSE
- a CDS encoding oxygenase MpaB family protein, producing MDTDDLGLFGPGSVTWKVHAEPILIVAGLRSLYLQALHPRAMAGVAQNSNYRVDAWGRLVRTADYVATAVYGTTAEAEAAGRRLRTLHARMRATDPFTGERFRIDDPELLRWVHVAEVESFVSTARRAGLALTDAEVDAYYTEQRRVAALVGLDPADVPGTAAEVADYYRRIRPDLRMTKEAAETALFLTAPPIPWKLSLPVKLGLHLGPPRWAYLGIAGTALALLPAWARRLYGGLGLPTTALSADLSVRALRLALTALPRRYRVGPIQQAAKDRAARLGLAA
- a CDS encoding Fur family transcriptional regulator, with amino-acid sequence MSSGEELLRSRGLRVTRPRLAVLDVLADGGHLEVDEITRRVRERLDSVSTQAVYDVLAALSRAGLSRRIEPAGSPARYEARAGDNHHHVVCRGCGEIADIDCATGSAPCLDPNTAHGFEVDEAEVTFWGLCPACQTRRSVDD
- a CDS encoding DUF2231 domain-containing protein, which translates into the protein MFREVNGLPLHVLVIHAVVVLVPLLALLSVAYGVLPRWRSRLDWAVAGLAVVTPIATFVAKESGEAFEEAQRQRGLGGEFLRKIEEHSEYGDTLFWFTIGLAVAALLLLLVTSGLTRVRSLPRWLAQVLTAVVVVLAVFALVYVFLAGDSGAEVVWGGTL